Genomic DNA from Amycolatopsis alba DSM 44262:
TGGATGGCGAACCTGCGTGACGCGCTGACCGCCCAATGGGGTCAGGAAAAGCAGAAGCTCCCGCTGGTTTCGACGACCATCAAGGATCTGCTGTCCCTCGTCGGACTCGGTCTCGCGCTGGTGGTCTCGTTCGGCCTCACCGCGGCGGGCAGCGGCGTCGGGCGTTTCCTGCTGGAACTGGTCGGCCTGGAGAATCAGAGCTGGGCCGTGTTCCTGCTGAAGGTCGCGACGATCCTGCTCGGCCTGATCGCGAACACCCTGGTCTTCCTGTGGGTCATCGCGAGGCTGCCTCGTGAGCACGTCGCGCTGCGCAGCGCGGTCAAGGGCGCGATCTTCGCCGCCGTCGGGTTCATCGTGCTCCAGCAGGCCGCGACCATCTACCTCGGCAGCGTCACGAAATCACCGGCGTTCACCTTGTTCGGCCCGGTGATCGGGCTGCTCGTGTTCGCGAACCTCGTCTCGCGGTTCCTGCTGTTCGTCACCGCGTGGACGGCGACGGCGAAGGAGAACCTGAAGACGGTCATCGAGCCACCGGCCCCCGTGCTGATCCACCCTCGGGTGACCGTCCAGCAGGGGCCGGGGCTCGGTGCCGTCGGCGGGGCTTTCGCGACCGGAGCGCTTTTGGGCTGGTTCGGCCGACGGAAGCCGTGACTACTGGCCGGGCTGCTGCGGCGCCGACTGGGCGACGGGCGCCTGCGCGACCTTCTTTTTGCGGAGAAGGCCCGCGACGAGTAGGGCCACACCGAGAACGCCGACGACGATGCCGAGCACCGGCTGGTAGTCCTCGGCCCACATCAGCAGGACGAACTGACGGTCGGTGTAGGTCAGCGCCACCGAGCCGAAACCGAGCAGGATGAACAGGAACGCGAGTCTCTGCATGGAAAAGACACCTCGGAAATGAGTACGTGAAATCGGGGACACCCACGGCCGTCCCCCGAACGGTCCGCAGGTGGAGACCGAAAGGTTAGCGGTCTCCAGCCGCGATGTCCGCCGATTTCGCGTCCTGGTTTCCTACTCGCCCGCCATGGCCTTCTTGCGCTGGTGACCGATGACGAAGGACGCCACGATGATCAGGAAGACCACCAGCGTGATGATCCAGCCGGTCACCCCGAACGGATCTTCGGCCGCCGCCGCGGCGCCGCTGTTCGACGTGCCGTCAGCGTTCGGCGTGGCCGACGCCTGACCCGCGTCCACGGCCTCCGTCGCCTTGTATTCGATACGCCCGACCGGTTCGGCTTTGGCCTCGCGCAGCGCGATGCCGTAGTCGAGGAGTTTCGCGGCCTGTTCGACGACCCGCGTCGGGCGCTGTTCGGCACGGAGCATCACGACCGCGACCCGGTGCCCGTTCTGGAGTGCGCCGCCGACGTAGGTGTGCCGCGCGTCGTCGGTGAAGCCGGTCTTCCCGCCGATGAATCCGGGGTAGGAGCCGAGGAGCTTGTTGTCGTTGTAGATCGTGATGACCGGCTTTCCCGCGATGGGCGGGATCTCGAAGCTCTTGGTCTTGACCACCTGCGCGAATTCCGGCTTCTTCATCGCGTAGTGGAAGATCAGGCTCATGTCGTAGGCCGACGTCGACATGCCGGGGCCGTCGAGCCCGGACGGGGTCGCGGCGCGGGTGTCCGTGGCGCCGATGCGGGCGGCCAGCGCGTTCATCTTCGCGACCGTGGCGTCGACACCGCCGAGCACGGTGGACAGCGCGTGCGCCGCGTCGTTGCCGGAGTGCATCAGCAGCCCGTGCAGCAGCTGGTCCACTGTGTACTGACCGCCGGCGGCGATGCCGACACAGGTGCACTCCTGCTCGGCGTCCTCCTTGGTCGGGACGATGACCTTCTCCGGCGGGAGCTCGGTGACCACGACCAGCCCGAGCAGCACCTTGATCAGCGACGCCGGCCGCTGACGGGCGTGCGGATCCTTCGCGGCGATGACGTCGCCGTTCTCCAGGTCCTGCAGCACCCAGGACGCGGAGGTGTCGCCGTCCGGCGGGTTCAGCGCGCGCTTCGGGAGCACGAGACCGCATTCGGCCATCCGGTCGCCGCCCACCGGAACCGGCGGAACCGGCAACGGCGCCGGCACGGCCTCGCCGGGGCGTGGCTTCTCCGAGGTGTCGATCGGCGCGGGAGGCGTCGTCTTGTTCGCGCACGGCTGCGCCTGGGCTGGTGGCTTCGGCGCGGCTGTGGCCACCGGCGTCACCGCGAGGGCGAGCACACCGGAAACGAGGACCATGAGCGACCGGGAGATAGCGCTGTGCACCCGAGCAATGTAGCGTCGCCGGGCCCGCTGCATACTCAGGGGCATGCGCATTTCGCGAGGTACTTCGATGTTCCTGCTGGGTTTCGGCGTGTGGTCGTGGATCATCTGGATCACGTTCGCCAAGAACCTCTGGGACAGCGACCGCGCCTGGGCCGCCGACGGCTCGCCCACCGCCTACTTCATCGTGCACGCCGTGCTGACGGTCGTCTCGTTCGTGCTCGGCACCATCATCGGCCTGATCGGTCTGCGCACGCTTCGTGGCGCCAAGTCACGGGACGCGGAAAAGGCTGACGCCTGATCCGGTTTGTCGTCCTTTTGTCGGTGGTGGGCGGGCTTCGGCTCGCTTACGTTCACTCCACCGAATCATGGAGGTGGAATGTCCCGGATCAGACGCCTGCTCGTCCCCGCGCTCGTCGCGGCGGCAGCGGGAAGTGTCTTCGCGGCCCCGTCGGCGAGCGCGGCGCCCGCGCCGCAGTGCGACACCGCGAGCGCGCCGTTCAACTACGTGGTGCTCTACAACCCGCGTACCCCGGAGCGCAAGGTCGACACCGAGCTGCGCGCCAAGTGCGGCGAGAAGGTCGCGTACTACCCCGAGATCGGGGTCGCGGTGGCGACCTCGCGCAACGCCGACTTCCAGGCGAAGATCGGCGTCTTCCGCGCCTATTCGGGCGGCCGTGACGTGGCGTTCCCGCCCGCGGCCTCGGCCCGTTCGACCCGCTCCGCCGTGGTCGACACCAAGGAAAGCGAAGAGACCACCAGCGTCGCCGCCGAAGACGACCTGTCGGCCCAGCAGTGGGACATGCGGGCGATCCAGGCTCCCGAGGCGAACAAGGTCTCCGGTGGCAGCCGCTCGGTGACCGTCGGCGTGCTGGACTCGGGCATCGAGCCCACCCACCCCGCGCTGAAGGCGGCCATCGACCCGAAGACGTCCGCGGGTTGCAACACGGGCGCGCCTGACACGACGCCCGCCGCCTGGGCGCCCACGAACTCCGACCACGGCACGCACGTCGCCGGCACCATCGCGGGCAAGGACGCCGCGCGCGGCTTCACGGGCATCGCGCCCGGCGTCAAGCTGGCGTCGGTGAAGGTCGTGAACGACGACGGCCTGATCCTCCCCGAAGCCGCCGTGTGCGGGTTCATGTGGGCGGCGAAGCACCGCTTCCCGGTCACGAACAACAGCTACTACATCGACCCTGGCATGTTCTACTGCACGAAGGAGCCGGGCGACGCTGCCGCGTTCGAGGCCGTCCGCCGCGCGGTGACCTACTCGACCGGCCGTGGCGTGCTGAACGTCGCCGCCGCAGGCAACAGCGGCTTCGACCCGGACAAGCAGACCACCGACCCGAACCGGCCGCACCCGGTCGACCAGAGCTGCGGCATCCTGCCCAAGGCCATCGACGGCGTCGTCAACGTCTCGTCCATCGGCTACGCGGGCACGAAGTCGTCGTTCAGCAACTACGGTGACGACGTTTCGGTCACCGCCCCCGGCGGCGACCGCGCCCAGCTGCCGCCCGCTGGTCAGGGTGCGGGCTGCCCGCTGTCGACGATCTTCAACGGTGCGTACGGCACCAAGTGCGGCACCTCGATGGCGTCCCCGCACGTCGCCGGCGTCGCCGCGCTGCTGGCGTCCCGTTTCCGTCACGCGCCGCCCGTGGCGCTGAGGTGGCTGCTCGAACACCAGGCGGACGCGGTTCCCTGCGGAACCGCGGCGCCGGTCTGTGAAGGCCCGGCGAAGGACAACTCGTACTACGGGCACGGCCGCGTCAACGCCCTGGACGCGGTGAAGTAAGTCGCTGGTAGCGCGTTTCCGGAGGCCGGTCCACGTTCGTGGGCCGGCCTCCGGTCATTCGGCCCGCCGCACGTCGGCGATGAAACCGAAGCGTTCGTCGTTTCGCGGCGAGATACCCGAGAGCCGGAGAACCGTGTCTCGGCCATCCCGTGAACGTTTCACCTCTGTCGTGGGCAGAGACTTCACGCTCAGTGCCGCGTCGTTCTTGAGGTTTCGGAACGTCACTGTGAAATCGAACTCGGCGACCGTGGTGGCGAAAAAGACGTCGAACTCCTCGGGTCGAATTCCCTTCATCAGGTCGGCCGAGCACTTCGGCCAGTACCATTCGGTGGTCACCACATCGCCTTCTTCGACGGCACGTCCGAGATGGATGTACACCGTCAGCGTGGGTTCGCCTCGTTCCGTCTCCGACCATCTCGACGTGGTGGGAACCCGTATTCCGGATCCCGACGTCCCTGCCGTGGCGTGGACCACGTCATACGTGACACTTCGTTTTTCGCGGTCGGTGTACTTGACAACGCGGTAGCAGGCCGCGGTGAATGTGAGGTAGCGAAGGTGACGATCAGCCGCCCTGACCATCGTCACTTCTCGACGAATCCAGGTGTCTCCGTTCTCCTCGATCGTCGTCTCCTGTTTCCATCGGCGAATGCTCACCGGATCCGTCTTGGGTAAGTCAGGAAGGTAGGAATGAAGGAGTTGCTCGGTCTGTGTCAAGCGGTCTCGTAGTTTCCGGGTGGCGGAGAATGAGATCAGTGCAGCGGTGACGAAAAGAACGACGGCCGCTGTCGCGAAAGTCGTGCGCATCCAGGTGAGTCCGAGGACCTGGCCGAGTAGCCCGATCGTGCCCAAGGTCGCGACGGCGCTCGCGATGATTCGGAGGTAGCCGTGCCGGTAGACGAGATCTTCGAGATCGGAGAGCAACGGCAGGAGCCGCCGGGACAAGGTCGTGCGCACTTCGGTCATCGCTTCCATGGGATCCCCTCGGATCGATCAGCCGATGACCGTCCAGGCTAGCTCGATCACGTGTTCACTGTGTCTCGGCACTTTTGCCGGATTCGCGAGCGGTGTCCTTCTCGCTACGTTGTGAACACCTTCGACGGTGGGGAGTTCACGATGTCGGTGTTCGGTCGGTTGGTTCCCGTGATGGTGGGCTTGGCGGTACTCCCGCTCGTCAGCGCACCCGCCGCGGTGGCGGCGCCCGTCCAGGCTTGCAGCGAGGAGCCGCGGGAACTGCCCGTCAACGAGTTCACCGACTATCGCGAGATGGTGCGGGAACTCGGCAGGCTCGAACGCGTGAGCAAGGGGCGGGTGGCGGTCGAGGAGGCCGGGCGGTCCAACCACGGCCGGGTGATCCACCGGGCGACCGTCGGGACCGGGCCGAAGGTCTTCGTGGTCTCCAGCGAGATCCACGGGAACGAGAAGACGGGCACCGACGCGCTTCTGCGCATCCTCGACTATCTCGGCACGTCGGAGTCGCGGGACGCCGAGCGGCTGCGGAAGACCATCACGTTCGTCGCGGTGCCGAAGCTGAACCCGGACGGCGCCGAACTCGACCGGCGCGGCAACGACCTGTCCTTGGCCGAGGTGCAGCAGAAGTTCCCCCAGCTCAAGGACCGCCCGCCCGCCTGGAACTACCTCAGCGACGTCATCCAGGGCGACGACTACCGGAAGCGCCCCGGCTTCGACGTCAACCGCGACTTCAATCCGGAGCTGAACTACGTCCCGCGCGCGGAAGACTTCCCCGGCGCGCCCGATCAGCCGGGGTGGTTCATCACGCCCGAGGCGCGGGCCTTGCGCTCGGTGTACGTCGGGCTGGCCAAGCAGCGCGGGAAGGTGCCCGACGTCTACGTCGATCTGCACCACCAGGGTGCGTGCGTCCGGCAGGAAGGCAGCAACCGGCTCCTCGACGTCGGCATCGACTATCCGCCGCTGCCCGACAAGTTCTTCGAACCCGGCCAGAAATATGCGAAGTACCGCGATGTGTACACAAAGGACGAATCACGGCAGCTGGCGATCAGCGGGTTCACCGGGATGACGTCGCGCGGGTTCGTCGGGGCGCGCTATCCGCATGCCGCGGATCGCGATCTGCCGGGGCAGGCGCGGTGCTCGTTCGCTCTGAACGGGACGGGGACGGTGCTGTTCGAGGTGCGCGGGCAGACGCAGACGCTCGGGCAGCAGTACCGGGAGCACTTCACGCGTGCGGTGATGGCGGGGCTGTACAACATGCTGCGGGACGTGAGCACGGGTGCCGTCGGCGATATCGATCCGGAGGGTTTCGACCTGCTGCCCGGCACCGCCGAGTCGGCCGCTCGCACCCTCGAGTAGACCGTCGGTCCGTGAAGGCCTCCTCCCCTACCCTCAGAGTAGGGAAGGAGGCCTTCACGGACTATCAGGCAGCGACGGCCAGGCGGACCGGCGGGCGGGGGCGGGAAGCCGCGATCCGCCAGGCGGACTCCAGATCGGCGACCACGGCGGCTGGATCGTTCAGCAGCTGGGAAGGCAGTGTCTGGACGACGACGATCCCGGAAGTCGCGTACCGGGTGTTCCGGTCCACGGTTCGTTGGTATCCGGTACGACGGAAATGGAAATCGAACGAATCGATTTCCCAGACCAGGCCGACGTCGTCCCACCAAGCATCCGGCCGCCCCAGATACTTGCCGGAAACGTCGAAGAGCTCGGCATTCCAATGGCTGGGAGGCGTCTCCAGCCGCCGACTGAGTACCTTCGCCCGTGACTCGGCCATCGAGCGGATGTCCACCCAGCCGGTCAGGAGCCGCCTGGGCACCGCGGTTCCTCGCTGAGTTCCGTGATTCAGTTCCCAGAGCAGCGACTTGGGATGACATCTGCCCTGCTGGATCGCCTCGATGAGGAGTTCTTCCGACGCGTGCGGATCAGTGAACCGCCGGACAGCGTCAGTCGCAGCGCGGACCAAAGGTGCGAGCTGTACCCCGTCCCTGGCTGTCGGTGGCGGTAGCCGCACAGTTCGTTCCGTGGTCACGAAGCCGACGCTTCGTACCTTCCTGTCGTGCGGCAGCAACAGATGCAGCCCAGGGTCGTCCGGCAGCGCGGACGGGCGCAGTCCGTGGAGCCGACAGGCTTCGATGCCGGTGAGCATTGCCTTCGCCCCCGCATAGAGGAGGGCGGCGGTGACCAACTCCGACGAGGACGGCTTCTGGTCGTGCAGAAGGACGATGCCCGGAAGGAGCCGTTGCCATGGCCCGCCCGGCAAACAGCGTTGGTAGATCGTCTTGCTGGGCATCTCCAGTGATTCCAGGTCGGCGGCCCTGGCGACGCCATTACGGCTGTGCGCCAGCAGCAGTTCGGGATGCTGTGCCCATCTTCCCCTTTTGACCACGTGGCCCAGCTTGTCCGCCTGGGCCCTCCTGCGGCAGTCACACTCTGCGAACCTGTGGATAACCGGGTACTTGTGGATAACTCCCGGAACGCCGTGAAGGCCTCCTTCCCTACCTTGAGGGTAGGGAAGGAGGCCTTCACGGACTTGCCAGAAGCGTTAGACGCGCTTGAAGAGCAGGGCGCGCTTGACCTCTTGGATTGCTTTGGTGACCTGGATGCCGCGCGGGCAGGCGTCGGTGCAGTTGAAGGTCGTGCGGCAGCGCCAGACGCCCTCGGAGTCGTTCAGGATGTCGAGCCGCTCTTCGGCGCCTTCGTCACGCGAGTCGAAGATGAACCGGTGCGCGTTGACGATCGCGGCCGGGCCGAAGTACGAGCCGTCGTTCCAATACACCGGGCACGAGGACGTGCAGCAGGCGCACAGGATGCACTTGGTCGTGTCGTCGAACCGGTCGCGGTCGGCCTGCGACTGGATCCGCTCGCGCGTGGGCTCGTTCCCGTAGGCGATCAGGTACGGCTTCACCGCACGGTACGCCTCGAAGAACGGGTCCATGTCGACGTAAAGGTCCTTGAGCGTGGTCAGACCCTTGATCGGCGCGATGGTGATGGTCGTCTTCTTGCCGTCCTGCGACAGCAGATCCTTCATCAGGACCTTGCACGCCAGCCGGTTGATGCCGTTGATCTGCATCGCGTCGGACCCGCAGACGCCGTGCGCGCACGAGCGGCGGAACGAGAACGTCCCGTCGATGTAGTCCTTCACGTAGAACAGCAGGTTCAGCAGCCGGTCGGTGCGCTGCGCCGGGACGTCGTAGGACTCCCAGTGCGGCTCGGTGTCGACCTCGGGGTTGAACCGCAGGATCTTCAGCGTGACGGTGATCGGCGTGTGGTCGGAGGACACGGCCTCCGACTTCTCGGGGGTGGCCGTGGTCATCAGTACTTCCGCTCCATCGGTTCGTAGCGGGTGAAGGTCACCGGCTTGTAGTCCAGGCGGACATCGGCGGAAAGACCGTCGCCCTCCTTGTAGGCCATGGTGTGCCGCATGAAGTTCGTGTCGTCGCGGTTCGGGTAGTCCTCGCGTGCGTGCCCGCCGCGGGATTCCTTGCGCGCCAGGGCGCCGACGACGAGGACCTCGGCGAGTTCGAGCAGGAAGCCCAGCTCGACGGCTTCGAGGACGTCGGTGTTGTACCGCTTCCCCTTGTCCGACACGGTGATCCGCTCGTACCGCTCCTTCAGCGCCTGCACGTCGGTCAGCGCCTGCTTCAGCGTGTCCTCCGTGCGGTACACCGAAGCGTGCGAGTCCATCGTCTTCTGCAGTTCGGTGCGGATGTCGGCGACGCGCTCGTCACCGTGCTCCGAAAGCAGCAGCGACAGCTGGTTCTCGACGACGGTGGTCGGGTTCTCCGGCAGTTCGACGAAGTCGTGCGCCAGCGCGTATTCGGCGGCGGCGATGCCGGCGCGACGGCCGAAGACGTTGATGTCCAGCAACGAGTTGGTGCCGAGCCGGTTCGAGCCGTGCACGGACACGCACGCCACCTCACCCGCGGCGTACAGGCCGGGGATGACGTTTTCGTTGTCCCGCAACGCTTCGCCGTGGATGTTCGTCGGGATGCCGCCCATCACGTAGTGACAGGTCGGGAACACCGGCACCGGCTCGGTGACCGGGTCGACGCCCAGGTACGTCCGCGAGAATTCCATGATGTCCGGGAGTTTCGCGTTCAGCGTCTCTTCCGGGATGTGCGTGACGTCGAGGACGACGTAGTCCTTGTTCGGCCCGCAACCGCGGCCCTGCAGCACTTCCTGCACCATCGACCGGGCGACGATGTCGCGCGGCGCGAGGTCCTTGATGGTGGGGGCGTAGCGCTCCATGAACCGCTCGCCGTCGGCGTTGCGGAGGATGCCGCCTTCACCGCGAACGGCCTCGGAGATGAGGATGCCGAGCCCGGCGAGACCTGTCGGGTGGAACTGGAAGAACTCCATGTCCTCCAGCGGCAGGCCCTTGCGGAAGATGATGCCGAGGCCGTCACCGGTGAGGGTGTGCGCGTTCGACGTGGTCTTGAAGATCTTGCCCGCGCCGCCGGTGGCGAACACGATCGACTTCGCCTGGAAAACGTGCAGCTCGCCGGTGGCCAGCTCGTAGGCGACGACGCCGGAGGCGACCGGGTTGCCGTTCTCGTCCGGGGTGAGCACCAGGTCGAGCACGTAGAACTCGTTGTAGAACTCGGTGCCGTGCTTGACGCAGTTTTGGTACAGCGTCTGCAGGATCATGTGCCCGGTGCGGTCCGCGGCGTAGCAGGCGCGGCGCACCGCGGCCTTGCCGTGGTCACGGGTGTGCCCGCCGAAGCGGCGCTGGTCGATCTTGCCTTCGGGCGTCCGGTTGAACGGCAGGCCCATCTTCTCGAGGTCGAGGACCGCGTCGATGGCTTCCTTCGCCATGATCTCGGCGGCGTCCTGGTCGACCAGGTAGTCGCCGCCCTTGATCGTGTCGAAGGTGTGCCACTCCCAGTTGTCCTCTTCGACGTTCGCCAGCGCGGCGCACATACCGCCCTGGGCGGCGCCGGTGTGCGAACGCGTCGGGTAGAGCTTGGTGAGGACCGCGGTGCGCGTGCGCTGGCCGGATTCGATGGCCGCGCGCATGCCGGCGCCACCGGCGCCGACGATCACCACGTCGTACTTGTGGAACTGCATGGGGACTCCGCTTAACGTGTGGTGGGCGTCAGTTGGCCGAGATACCTGGGTCGAAGGTGAAGATCACCATCGTGCCGACGGCGAGGATGAGCACCATCGAGACGTAGAGCACGATCTTCAGCCAGAACCGGGTGCTGTCCTTGCGGGCGTAGTCGTCGATGATCGTGCGCAGCCCGTTGCCGCCGTGGATCTCGGCGAGCCACAGCATCGACAGGTCCCAGAACTGCCAGAACGGCGAAGCCCAGCGGCCGGCGACGAAGCCCCAGTTGATGCGGTGCACGCCGCCGTCGAGGATGTTCATGATGAACAGGTGGCCCAGCACCAGCACGATCAGGGCGAGGCCCGAGATGCGCATGAAGAGCCAGCTGTAGAGCTCGAAGTTGCTGCGACGGGCGGCGGCGCGCTTCGGGGCGCGCGGGCGCTCGAGAGCGAGTTCAGCCATGGTCAGTTACCCCCGAACAGCGTCTCGACGGTGCGCTTCATCATGAAGAAGGCGCCCGGAATCATCACCACGACCCAGATGGCCAGGATCGTCCAGAGCATCGGCTTCTGGAACTTGGGACCCTTCTCCCAGAAGTCGACCAGCATGACCCGGATGCCGTTGAGCGCGTGGAACAGCACCGCGCCGACGAGGCCGACCTCGAGGAGGTTGACCAGCGGGGTCTTGTAGGTCTCGATGACCTCGTTGTACGTGTCGGGCGACACGCGCACGAGCGCGGTGTCGAGCACGTGCACGAAAAGGAAGAAGAATGTCAGCACGCCGGTGATGCGGTGCAGCACCCAGGACCACATACCGGGGTCTCCCCGGTAGAAAGTCCCTTGCCGGCGTGAGGCACCCGCCCGATCGCTCGCGGCCGCCTCAGAGGCGGTGCTAGCCGTGGTGGACATCGGTGAACGGCCTCCAACGTCATGGCTTGGGCCCGCTGACCGCTGGTTTCCGCGCCTGCCGCCGGGACGTCCGCCTGGGGACGGCTCCGGCGACGGTGCCGAGATCATGGTCATCGAGCGTGGATGAAAAGGATGCTAGACCCGCTCCTCACGGTGGGCTCACTTCCGGGTTCGTCTGTGTGATGGACCAGACATCACGCCCTGTCGCGGGTGATACCGGCGAATCCGCCCCAGTCCCTCGTAGTCGCCCTGGTCGCAGGTGCTCCGGACGCCGAACATCTGATCTCTCTCAGTGGTACATCCGGAAAGGTTCGGCCGAAGGAGTTGTCAATCCAGTGACTTGTTGACGAGTTATATGTCATATCTTACGTTCACTCGGTCAGACATCCGATGAATCGGCCGAGTTCACGATGGGGTGATCATGGGCCAGTCTGCTGGGTTCCCACGACGCGACCTGCTGGGCGGCACCGCCGCCGGGCTCCTCCTCGGGGCACTCCCCATGGAGACCGCAGCGACCGCGGAGGCCGCGGAGACCTCTGTGGACACCGGCGATACGACGTCCGGATGCCACGGGATGAGCACGGACGCGGACTGGTCGCGGTTCCTCGCCGGGCAGGATCCACGCTGGGAACGGTTGCCGCGCACCTGGTACGAGGGCCCGTTCCTGGGCAACGGTTTCGTCGGCGCGCAGGTCTACCGGGACCGGAACGCGCTCAAATTCACCGTCGACCACAGCGAATCCCAGGACCACCGGCCCGCTTTCGGTAACGAATGGGGGGTCGCGCGGCTCCCGATCGGGAAGGTGCTGCTCACACCAGTGGGTGAACTCACCGGCGCCCGGCTGCGGCTCGACCTCTGGAACGCCGAGCTCACCGGGACCGTGACCACCGACAAGGGCACCCTCGAGATCCGCGCGTTCGTGCACGCTTCGCGCGATCTGCTGGTGGTGGACGTCGCACCGAGCGCGGGGGAGCGAGGGTTCGGTCTCACTTTCGCGCCGGTGCCCGCGGTGAGCCCGCGGATCGTCCGCGAGCAGCCGCCGAAGGGTTTCGAGCCCAACCCGCCGCCGGTGACCCGGACCGAGGGCGACACCACCGTGGTCGTCCAGCCGCTCGTGGCGGGCGGGCAGAACGCGACGGCGTACCGGACGCGCCGGGCGGGGCACGGCGGCAAGACGCTTTTCCTGTCGACGGCACACAGTCATCCGGGCACGGAGGCGGAGGGGCGGGTGCGCTCCGTCGTCGCCGGAGTGTCCACGGTGGACGCGCTGGCCATGCTCCACCGGCGCTGGTGGCACGCGTTCCACCGCCGGAGCTTCCTGTCCATTCCGGACGCGAGGCTGCAGAGCTTCTACTGGATCCAGCTGTACAAACTGGCGTCCGCCGCCCGCGCCGAAGCGCCGATCATGGCGACCACCGGGCCCTGGCTGGAGCCGACGCCGTGGCCGTCGGTCTGGTACAACCTCAACGCCCAGCTCGAATACTGGCCGGTGCACGGGTCCAACCACCTCGAACTGGACCCGATCCCGCGGACGATCGCCGAGAACGGCCGGACGCTGATCGACGGCCTGCGGCCCGAGTACCGCGCGGATTCGATGGGGCTGCGGCGCAGCGCCGACGCGCGGTTCGCGGACGCCGGGTTCGTCGGTGTGCCGGGGCCGGACGCGGACGCCGAGATCGGCGATCTGCCGTGGCTGCTGCACAACGTCTGGCTGAGCTACCGCCACACCATGGACACCGGGATTCTGCGCGACGTCCTGTTCCCGGTGCTGCGCAAGGCGATGAACTACTACCTGCACTTCTTGAAGCCCGGCGCCGACGGTCGGCTGCACCTGCCGCCGACCTTCTCGCCGGAGTA
This window encodes:
- a CDS encoding YhjD/YihY/BrkB family envelope integrity protein — encoded protein: MTVAKDDGTKPDEDKLLPRLRRKYGWLDHLIRANDAFTERYGNHYAAAITYFSVLSVIPILMVAFAIIKIVLAGDQAVKNQLVDGIKKSVPEGLSDLVGSIIQAALDSGGGIGVFGLLLALYSGIGWMANLRDALTAQWGQEKQKLPLVSTTIKDLLSLVGLGLALVVSFGLTAAGSGVGRFLLELVGLENQSWAVFLLKVATILLGLIANTLVFLWVIARLPREHVALRSAVKGAIFAAVGFIVLQQAATIYLGSVTKSPAFTLFGPVIGLLVFANLVSRFLLFVTAWTATAKENLKTVIEPPAPVLIHPRVTVQQGPGLGAVGGAFATGALLGWFGRRKP
- a CDS encoding D-alanyl-D-alanine carboxypeptidase family protein, coding for MHSAISRSLMVLVSGVLALAVTPVATAAPKPPAQAQPCANKTTPPAPIDTSEKPRPGEAVPAPLPVPPVPVGGDRMAECGLVLPKRALNPPDGDTSASWVLQDLENGDVIAAKDPHARQRPASLIKVLLGLVVVTELPPEKVIVPTKEDAEQECTCVGIAAGGQYTVDQLLHGLLMHSGNDAAHALSTVLGGVDATVAKMNALAARIGATDTRAATPSGLDGPGMSTSAYDMSLIFHYAMKKPEFAQVVKTKSFEIPPIAGKPVITIYNDNKLLGSYPGFIGGKTGFTDDARHTYVGGALQNGHRVAVVMLRAEQRPTRVVEQAAKLLDYGIALREAKAEPVGRIEYKATEAVDAGQASATPNADGTSNSGAAAAAEDPFGVTGWIITLVVFLIIVASFVIGHQRKKAMAGE
- a CDS encoding M14 family zinc carboxypeptidase; the encoded protein is MSVFGRLVPVMVGLAVLPLVSAPAAVAAPVQACSEEPRELPVNEFTDYREMVRELGRLERVSKGRVAVEEAGRSNHGRVIHRATVGTGPKVFVVSSEIHGNEKTGTDALLRILDYLGTSESRDAERLRKTITFVAVPKLNPDGAELDRRGNDLSLAEVQQKFPQLKDRPPAWNYLSDVIQGDDYRKRPGFDVNRDFNPELNYVPRAEDFPGAPDQPGWFITPEARALRSVYVGLAKQRGKVPDVYVDLHHQGACVRQEGSNRLLDVGIDYPPLPDKFFEPGQKYAKYRDVYTKDESRQLAISGFTGMTSRGFVGARYPHAADRDLPGQARCSFALNGTGTVLFEVRGQTQTLGQQYREHFTRAVMAGLYNMLRDVSTGAVGDIDPEGFDLLPGTAESAARTLE
- a CDS encoding succinate dehydrogenase hydrophobic membrane anchor subunit; this translates as MAELALERPRAPKRAAARRSNFELYSWLFMRISGLALIVLVLGHLFIMNILDGGVHRINWGFVAGRWASPFWQFWDLSMLWLAEIHGGNGLRTIIDDYARKDSTRFWLKIVLYVSMVLILAVGTMVIFTFDPGISAN
- the sdhA gene encoding succinate dehydrogenase flavoprotein subunit, with product MQFHKYDVVIVGAGGAGMRAAIESGQRTRTAVLTKLYPTRSHTGAAQGGMCAALANVEEDNWEWHTFDTIKGGDYLVDQDAAEIMAKEAIDAVLDLEKMGLPFNRTPEGKIDQRRFGGHTRDHGKAAVRRACYAADRTGHMILQTLYQNCVKHGTEFYNEFYVLDLVLTPDENGNPVASGVVAYELATGELHVFQAKSIVFATGGAGKIFKTTSNAHTLTGDGLGIIFRKGLPLEDMEFFQFHPTGLAGLGILISEAVRGEGGILRNADGERFMERYAPTIKDLAPRDIVARSMVQEVLQGRGCGPNKDYVVLDVTHIPEETLNAKLPDIMEFSRTYLGVDPVTEPVPVFPTCHYVMGGIPTNIHGEALRDNENVIPGLYAAGEVACVSVHGSNRLGTNSLLDINVFGRRAGIAAAEYALAHDFVELPENPTTVVENQLSLLLSEHGDERVADIRTELQKTMDSHASVYRTEDTLKQALTDVQALKERYERITVSDKGKRYNTDVLEAVELGFLLELAEVLVVGALARKESRGGHAREDYPNRDDTNFMRHTMAYKEGDGLSADVRLDYKPVTFTRYEPMERKY
- a CDS encoding S8 family peptidase, giving the protein MSRIRRLLVPALVAAAAGSVFAAPSASAAPAPQCDTASAPFNYVVLYNPRTPERKVDTELRAKCGEKVAYYPEIGVAVATSRNADFQAKIGVFRAYSGGRDVAFPPAASARSTRSAVVDTKESEETTSVAAEDDLSAQQWDMRAIQAPEANKVSGGSRSVTVGVLDSGIEPTHPALKAAIDPKTSAGCNTGAPDTTPAAWAPTNSDHGTHVAGTIAGKDAARGFTGIAPGVKLASVKVVNDDGLILPEAAVCGFMWAAKHRFPVTNNSYYIDPGMFYCTKEPGDAAAFEAVRRAVTYSTGRGVLNVAAAGNSGFDPDKQTTDPNRPHPVDQSCGILPKAIDGVVNVSSIGYAGTKSSFSNYGDDVSVTAPGGDRAQLPPAGQGAGCPLSTIFNGAYGTKCGTSMASPHVAGVAALLASRFRHAPPVALRWLLEHQADAVPCGTAAPVCEGPAKDNSYYGHGRVNALDAVK
- a CDS encoding SCO4848 family membrane protein gives rise to the protein MRISRGTSMFLLGFGVWSWIIWITFAKNLWDSDRAWAADGSPTAYFIVHAVLTVVSFVLGTIIGLIGLRTLRGAKSRDAEKADA
- a CDS encoding succinate dehydrogenase iron-sulfur subunit, which translates into the protein MTTATPEKSEAVSSDHTPITVTLKILRFNPEVDTEPHWESYDVPAQRTDRLLNLLFYVKDYIDGTFSFRRSCAHGVCGSDAMQINGINRLACKVLMKDLLSQDGKKTTITIAPIKGLTTLKDLYVDMDPFFEAYRAVKPYLIAYGNEPTRERIQSQADRDRFDDTTKCILCACCTSSCPVYWNDGSYFGPAAIVNAHRFIFDSRDEGAEERLDILNDSEGVWRCRTTFNCTDACPRGIQVTKAIQEVKRALLFKRV